From the genome of Vicia villosa cultivar HV-30 ecotype Madison, WI linkage group LG2, Vvil1.0, whole genome shotgun sequence, one region includes:
- the LOC131653098 gene encoding beta-carotene hydroxylase 2, chloroplastic-like — protein MATGLTATITLKPLNRHYKPFLPHLQKPNPTLIFSPLRFRTTPKTQRLKNFTLCVLMEDPKHETQLEIEEEKQPLVVLSQKMEEKLARKKSERLTYLIAAVMSSLGITSLGVLSVYLRFSWQMEGSGEIPWSEMFGTFALSVGAAVGMEFWARWAHKALWHASLWHMHESHHRAREGAFELNDVFAIINAVPAIALLNYGFFHKGLIPGLCFGAGLGITVFGMAYMFVHDGLVHKRFAVGPIANVPYFRRVAAAHKLHHSDKFNGVPYGLFLGPKELEEVGGLEELEKEISRRTKSYNSS, from the exons ATGGCGACAGGACTAACCGCCACTATAACCTTGAAACCCTTAAACCGTCACTACAAACCTTTCCTTCCTCATCTCCAAAAACCAAATCCAACACTTATCTTTTCCCCTTTAAGATTCCGAACAACCCCAAAAACACAAAGATTGAAAAACTTTACCCTTTGTGTTCTCATGGAAGATCCAAAACATGAAACCCAATTggaaattgaagaagaaaaacaaCCCCTTGTAGTTTTATCACAAAAAATGGAAGAGAAATTGGCAAGGAAAAAATCAGAGAGATTGACGTATCTTATTGCAGCTGTTATGTCAAGTCTTGGGATAACATCTTTGGGTGTTTTGTCGGTTTATTTAAGGTTTTCGTGGCAAATGGAG ggTAGTGGAGAAATTCCTTGGTCTGAAATGTTTGGTACATTTGCTCTATCAGTTGGTGCTGCT gtTGGAATGGAGTTTTGGGCTAGATGGGCTCACAAGGCTCTTTGGCATGCTTCCTTATGGCACATGCATGAG TCCCATCATAGAGCAAGAGAAGGAGCTTTCGAGTTGAACGATGTTTTTGCAATAATCAACGCTGTTCCTGCTATCGCTCTCCTTAACTATGGTTTCTTTCACAAAGGATTGATCCCTGGTCTTTGCTTCGGTGCG GGTCTTGGCATTACAGTTTTTGGAATGGCCTACATGTTTGTACATGACGGTTTAGTTCATAAGAGATTTGCAGTGGGACCCATTGCCAATGTACCCTATTTCAGAAGGGTAGCTGCAGCCCACAAA CTTCACCATTCAGACAAATTCAATGGTGTCCCATATGGGTTGTTTTTGGGACCAAAG GAACTTGAAGAGGTGGGAGGGCTAGAAGAGCTAGAGAAAGAGATAAGTAGGAGGACAAAATCATACAATAGTTCATGA